A single genomic interval of Corallococcus exiguus harbors:
- a CDS encoding NUDIX domain-containing protein yields the protein MPEYRNPKPTVDCIIELSGERIVLIRRANPPVGWALPGGFVDEGEPLDKAAIREAKEETGLDVTLEEQFFSYSDPKRDPRLHTISTVFIAKATGEPVGADDAAEAKTFTVDALPKDLCFDHGTILSDYLTYKRTGKRRKL from the coding sequence ATGCCTGAATACCGCAACCCCAAACCCACCGTGGACTGCATCATCGAATTGTCCGGAGAGCGCATCGTGCTCATCCGCCGCGCGAACCCGCCGGTGGGCTGGGCGCTGCCGGGCGGCTTCGTGGACGAAGGTGAGCCCCTGGACAAAGCGGCCATCCGCGAGGCCAAGGAGGAGACGGGCCTGGACGTGACGCTGGAGGAGCAGTTCTTCAGCTACTCGGATCCGAAGCGCGACCCGCGCCTGCACACGATTTCGACGGTGTTCATCGCGAAGGCGACGGGCGAGCCGGTGGGCGCGGACGACGCGGCGGAGGCGAAGACGTTCACCGTGGACGCGCTGCCCAAGGACCTGTGCTTCGACCACGGCACCATCCTGTCCGACTACCTGACGTACAAGCGCACCGGGAAGCGCCGCAAGCTGTAG
- a CDS encoding M50 family metallopeptidase, translated as MHYLFVLLALGALLIVHELGHLVAARLLGVRVPRFTVGFGPPLLSFRLGGTQFVLGAVPLGASANLQGMNPHRSAEEDTSGFGTLGPLKRMAIILAGPLANYAVALGLLFALYSSGTHVVVPLTVGTVLPGSEAARAQLLPGDKLVAVAGKPLASWSDFVARVADGVGGQLELSVDRHGEPRTVTVRPRADERGAGRIGVSQQYVFRTHAPGEAFTQSLVHTGRVASEALSTLVAMVRGPEVAGKAGPGAMMRQESSDVASSTASGTDALVRALVAASVALAMLTLVPVPGLDGGRVLLLAIEAVSGRRIPPRVETVAQTAGFLFLSIGIVATAGAEIRRALPSSEAPPPGVKAPAVAPVATPATVVLDAGVLAVASPAPVAPKPVAVAPAVPDAGTSATVVVPKVQDAGTVVSTTSQPDAGTSVSAVAPPDAGTSVSTVTPLDAGTSASAVAPLDAGTSAQPARVVTPLPP; from the coding sequence ATGCACTACCTGTTCGTCCTCCTGGCGCTCGGAGCGCTGCTCATCGTCCATGAGCTGGGGCACCTGGTGGCCGCGCGCCTGTTGGGCGTGCGGGTGCCGCGCTTCACCGTGGGCTTCGGGCCGCCGCTGCTGTCGTTCCGGCTGGGCGGGACGCAGTTCGTGCTGGGCGCGGTGCCGCTGGGCGCGTCCGCCAATCTTCAAGGGATGAACCCGCACCGCTCCGCGGAGGAGGACACGTCCGGGTTCGGCACGCTGGGGCCGCTCAAGCGGATGGCCATCATCCTGGCGGGGCCGCTGGCGAACTACGCGGTCGCGCTGGGGCTCTTGTTCGCGCTGTATTCATCCGGGACGCACGTGGTGGTGCCGCTGACGGTGGGCACGGTGCTGCCGGGTTCGGAGGCGGCGCGGGCGCAGCTGTTGCCCGGAGACAAGCTGGTGGCCGTGGCCGGCAAGCCGCTGGCGAGTTGGTCCGACTTCGTCGCGCGGGTGGCGGACGGCGTGGGCGGGCAGCTGGAGCTTTCGGTGGACCGGCACGGCGAGCCGCGCACGGTGACGGTGCGGCCCCGGGCGGACGAGCGCGGCGCGGGGCGCATCGGCGTGAGCCAACAGTACGTGTTCCGCACGCACGCGCCTGGAGAGGCGTTCACCCAGTCGCTGGTGCACACCGGGCGCGTGGCGTCCGAGGCGCTGTCCACGCTGGTGGCGATGGTGCGCGGGCCGGAGGTCGCGGGCAAGGCCGGGCCGGGCGCGATGATGCGCCAGGAGTCGTCCGACGTCGCGTCGTCCACCGCGTCCGGGACGGATGCGCTGGTGCGCGCGCTGGTGGCGGCGTCCGTGGCGCTGGCGATGCTGACGCTGGTGCCGGTGCCGGGACTGGATGGCGGCCGGGTGCTGCTGCTCGCCATCGAAGCGGTGAGTGGACGGCGCATCCCGCCTCGCGTGGAGACGGTGGCGCAGACGGCCGGGTTCCTCTTCCTGTCCATTGGCATCGTGGCCACTGCAGGCGCGGAGATCCGCCGCGCGCTGCCGTCGTCAGAGGCTCCGCCCCCTGGCGTGAAGGCCCCCGCTGTCGCGCCCGTCGCCACGCCCGCGACTGTCGTCCTGGATGCGGGCGTCCTCGCGGTGGCGAGCCCCGCGCCGGTGGCGCCGAAACCGGTGGCCGTGGCGCCCGCGGTTCCAGATGCCGGGACGTCCGCGACCGTTGTCGTCCCCAAGGTGCAGGACGCAGGCACGGTCGTGTCCACCACCTCGCAGCCGGATGCAGGGACATCCGTGTCCGCCGTTGCGCCTCCGGATGCAGGGACGTCCGTGTCCACCGTTACTCCTCTGGATGCGGGGACGTCCGCGTCCGCCGTCGCGCCTCTGGACGCGGGGACGTCCGCGCAACCGGCGCGCGTCGTGACGCCTTTGCCTCCCTGA